The Paramisgurnus dabryanus chromosome 1, PD_genome_1.1, whole genome shotgun sequence genome includes a window with the following:
- the nog3 gene encoding noggin-3 — translation MDNVPYFVAVYVLIFSLGFRIEEGMCQHYYLLRPIPSDTLPIVELQEDPDPALDPKERDLNETELRAILGSHFDQNFMSITSPEDKYAGHDDLNESEITKLRPTGVMPKDIKNMEFDIQHGKKQKPSRKLRRRLQLWLWSYTFCPVVHTWQDLGNRFWPRYVKVGSCYNKRSCSVPEGMVCKPAKSTHFTVLRWRCLQRKGGLKCAWIPVQYPIISECKCSCAN, via the coding sequence ATGGATAACGTGCCATATTTTGTGGCGGTATATGTACTCATTTTCTCCCTCGGATTTAGGATAGAAGAAGGGATGTGCCAACATTACTACCTCCTCCGCCCCATTCCCAGCGACACTCTCCCCATAGTGGAACTTCAAGAGGACCCGGACCCCGCATTGGACCCTAAAGAGAGGGATCTGAACGAAACCGAACTCAGAGCCATACTGGGAAGTCACTTCGACCAGAACTTTATGTCTATAACTTCACCTGAGGACAAATACGCAGGGCACGACGACCTGAACGAATCAGAGATCACGAAGCTGCGTCCCACCGGCGTCATGCCCAAAGACATCAAGAACATGGAGTTTGATATCCAACATGGTAAAAAACAAAAGCCGAGTAGGAAACTCAGAAGAAGGCTTCAGCTCTGGCTGTGGTCCTATACTTTCTGCCCCGTGGTGCATACATGGCAGGACTTGGGGAACAGATTCTGGCCCCGTTACGTGAAGGTGGGCAGCTGCTACAATAAAAGGTCTTGTTCGGTTCCAGAAGGGATGGTTTGCAAACCTGCCAAATCTACCCATTTTACGGTTTTGAGATGGAGGTGCCTGCAGAGAAAGGGTGGACTGAAATGCGCCTGGATACCAGTTCAGTACCCCATTATTTCAGAGTGCAAATGCTCCTGCGCGAACTGA